ACGTGGAGGGGAAGGAGGCCTGGCTCCTCCTCGCCGGGGGGAGCACCCTGGCGGGGAACCTCACCCTGCTGGCCAGCGTGGCCAACCTCATCGTGGCCGAGGGGGCCGGGCGGGAGGGGGTGCGGCTGGACGTGTGGACCCACCTCCGCTTCGGCCTGCCCCTCACCCTCCTCGGCCTGGGCTTCCTCTACCTGTGGCTGGCCTGACCTACCGGAGGCGCGCCTCCAGCCACCCCCCTATGGCCAGGACCCGGCCGTCCTCCCCGTAGGGCCCCACCACCTGCACCCCCACGGGCATCCCCTCCACCCGGGCAAAGGTCAGGGTGAGGGTGGGCACCCCCAGGAGGCTGAAGGGGAGGGTGAGGGTGATGAAGGCCTCCCGGTGGCTCTTGGGGCCGGACTCCAGCTCCACCACCTCCGTGCCCAGGGGCGGGGCGGGGAGGGGCTGGGTGGGGAGGAGGAGGGCGTCCACCCCCCGGAGGGCCTTGGCGAGCTCCAGCCTCAGGGCCTCCCGCTCGGCCACCGCGTCCCGGTAGTCCTTCTCCGTGAGCTTGAGCCCTTCCTCCAGGGCGAGGCGCACCTGGGGGGAGAAGCCCTCGGGGTGCTCCTTAAGGGCCTTTTCGTGGATGCGGGCCGCCTCGTAGCGGGTGAGCCGGGTGTAGACCTCATAGGCGCTCCGTAGGGGCAAGGACACCTCCCGCACCTCGGCCCTAAGGCCCGGAAGGTCTTCCAAAAGCCTTTGGAAGGCCTTCCGCACCCCCACCCCAAGCCGCCCCTCCAGGAAGTCCAGGGGCACCCCGAAGGTGGGGTTCTGGGGGCCTTCCAGGGGGATGGCCTCCCCGGCCAGGATCTCCGTGAGGAAGTGGGCGTCCCGCACCGTCTTTGCGATGGGCCCCGCGTGGTCCGTGGAGCGGGAGAGGGGGAGGGCGCCCTCGAGGCTCACCCGGCCGTAGGAGGGCTTGAAGCCCACCACCCCGTTGAAGGCCGCGGGGATGCGGATGGACCCCCCGGTGTCCGAGCCCAAGGAGGCGAGCCCGATCCCCAGGGCCACGGCCACCGCGCTCCCCCCGCTGGAACCCCCGGCCTGGCGGGTGGGGTCCAGGGCGTTGCGTACGGGGCCGGTCCAGGGGTTTTCCCCCGTGATCCCTAAGGCGATCTCGTGCATGTTGGTCTTGGCGAAGAGGAGGGCCCCCGCCTCCCGCAGCCGCCCCACCGCCCGGGCCTCCTCGGGAAGGGGGGGAAGGGGGGCCCGGGTGCCCGCCCGGGTGGGCATGCCCCGCACGGGGAAGAGGTCTTTCACCGTGAGGGGAAGGCCGTGGAGGGGCCCCCTAAGCCGCCCCTGGCGGAGCTCCTCCGTGAGGGCCAACGCCTCTTGCCTGGCGGCTTCCTCGTCCAGGTAGGCCAGGGCGTTCCGGTCCTGGAAGGCCCGGGCCCGCTCCAGGGCCTCTTCCAAAAGGTCTAAGGGGGT
The window above is part of the Thermus oshimai DSM 12092 genome. Proteins encoded here:
- a CDS encoding amidase — translated: MDLLSAKALLEAGKTTPLDLLEEALERARAFQDRNALAYLDEEAARQEALALTEELRQGRLRGPLHGLPLTVKDLFPVRGMPTRAGTRAPLPPLPEEARAVGRLREAGALLFAKTNMHEIALGITGENPWTGPVRNALDPTRQAGGSSGGSAVAVALGIGLASLGSDTGGSIRIPAAFNGVVGFKPSYGRVSLEGALPLSRSTDHAGPIAKTVRDAHFLTEILAGEAIPLEGPQNPTFGVPLDFLEGRLGVGVRKAFQRLLEDLPGLRAEVREVSLPLRSAYEVYTRLTRYEAARIHEKALKEHPEGFSPQVRLALEEGLKLTEKDYRDAVAEREALRLELAKALRGVDALLLPTQPLPAPPLGTEVVELESGPKSHREAFITLTLPFSLLGVPTLTLTFARVEGMPVGVQVVGPYGEDGRVLAIGGWLEARLR